A DNA window from Chloroflexota bacterium contains the following coding sequences:
- a CDS encoding 50S ribosomal protein L36, whose protein sequence is MKVSASVKKRCSKCKIVRRKGRVYVICDNPRHKQRQG, encoded by the coding sequence ATGAAAGTTTCTGCGTCTGTAAAAAAGCGCTGTTCCAAGTGCAAAATCGTCCGCCGCAAAGGGCGGGTGTATGTGATTTGCGACAATCCTCGACACAAACAGCGACAGGGGTAG
- a CDS encoding 30S ribosomal protein S4 has protein sequence MAKYLGPACKLCRREGEKLFLKGEKCFTNKCPMERHAYPPGEHGRMARFSRRRESDYAKQLRAKQRARRIYGVLERQFRRYYEVALQRRGLTGLNLLQILESRLDNVVYRLGFARSRAEARLLVTHGHFTVNGRRVDVPSMLLRPGDVVGIRPESRRRSYFKQVLPEWAEKQTPPAWLSRDMNALTGRVERLPERGEIDSNINEQLIVEYYSR, from the coding sequence ATGGCTAAATATCTGGGACCTGCATGCAAACTTTGCCGCCGTGAAGGCGAAAAGTTGTTCCTGAAAGGCGAAAAGTGCTTCACCAACAAGTGCCCGATGGAGCGGCACGCCTACCCGCCGGGTGAACATGGGCGGATGGCGCGCTTCAGCCGCCGCCGCGAATCGGACTATGCCAAGCAGTTGCGCGCCAAGCAGCGCGCCCGCCGCATCTATGGCGTGCTGGAACGCCAGTTCCGCCGCTACTACGAAGTGGCCCTCCAGCGCCGCGGCCTGACCGGCTTGAACCTGCTCCAGATTTTGGAGTCGCGGCTCGATAACGTCGTCTATCGCCTGGGCTTTGCCCGCAGCCGTGCAGAAGCGCGCCTGCTGGTGACCCACGGGCACTTCACCGTCAATGGCCGCCGTGTGGATGTGCCTTCCATGCTGCTGCGCCCCGGCGATGTCGTGGGCATTCGCCCCGAATCGCGCCGCCGCAGCTACTTCAAGCAGGTGTTGCCCGAATGGGCAGAAAAGCAGACCCCGCCTGCCTGGCTGAGCCGCGACATGAACGCCTTGACCGGTCGGGTGGAGCGCCTGCCCGAACGCGGCGAAATCGACAGCAACATCAACGAACAACTCATCGTGGAATACTACTCGCGCTAA
- a CDS encoding 30S ribosomal protein S13, whose amino-acid sequence MARIEGVDLPRNKRIEIALTYIYGIGRSRAKEVLAATQVNPDTRVKDLTDEEIARLREFISSNYKTEGDLRREVQMNIKRLIEIGSYRGLRHRMGLPVHGQRTRTNARTRKGPKKTVAGRGRRRGAKKK is encoded by the coding sequence ATGGCGCGTATTGAAGGTGTAGATTTACCACGTAACAAGCGAATTGAAATCGCCCTGACCTACATTTACGGCATTGGCCGGTCGCGGGCGAAAGAGGTGCTGGCTGCCACCCAGGTCAACCCTGACACGCGGGTGAAAGACCTCACCGACGAAGAAATTGCCCGCCTGCGCGAGTTCATCAGCAGCAACTACAAGACGGAAGGCGACCTGCGCCGCGAAGTGCAGATGAACATCAAGCGCCTGATCGAAATCGGCAGTTACCGCGGGCTGCGGCATCGCATGGGCCTGCCGGTGCATGGTCAGCGCACGCGCACCAATGCCCGCACACGCAAAGGCCCGAAGAAGACCGTGGCTGGCCGTGGTCGCCGTCGCGGCGCCAAGAAGAAGTAA
- a CDS encoding 30S ribosomal protein S11: protein MARNTRSRRRSSAKKIKRHLPQGHVHIHATFNNTIVSVTDEHGNVVAWASGGTAGFKGSRKSTPFAARLATEQAVKAAMDMGMRAAHVFVKGPGPGRDASLRALQAMGLKILSISDVTPVPHNGCRPPKKRRV, encoded by the coding sequence ATGGCGAGGAATACGCGTTCCCGACGGCGCAGCAGCGCCAAGAAAATCAAGCGGCATCTGCCTCAGGGGCATGTGCACATCCACGCGACGTTCAACAACACCATCGTCTCAGTCACCGACGAGCACGGCAATGTCGTGGCGTGGGCCAGCGGCGGCACCGCGGGATTCAAGGGTTCCCGCAAAAGCACTCCCTTTGCCGCCCGGCTGGCGACCGAGCAAGCCGTGAAAGCAGCGATGGATATGGGCATGCGTGCGGCGCATGTCTTCGTCAAGGGCCCTGGCCCGGGACGCGACGCTTCCCTGCGCGCCCTGCAGGCGATGGGCCTGAAAATCCTGTCCATTTCGGATGTGACCCCTGTGCCGCACAACGGTTGCCGCCCGCCCAAGAAGCGGCGCGTCTAA